The DNA segment TCGACGGCGAGAGCGTCGAGGCGATTTCGGTTGCGCCCTGAGCGGTCGCGAGGACCGCGCGAGACGACATGCACATTCTCTGGCTCAAGACCGAACTCCTTCATCCCGTCGACAAGGGCGGGAAGATCCGGACGTACCAGACGCTCAAGCACCTCAAGGCGCAGCACCGCGTCACGTACCTCTGCCTCGACGACGGTACCGCCGCGCCGGACGCCGAGGCGCGCTCGGAGGAGTACTGTCACGACCTGATCCGCATCCCCTTCACGGCGCCGAGCAAGGGGAGCGGGGCGTTCTTCGCCGACCTCGCGCGCAACGTCTTCTCCACGCTCCCGTACGCCGTGGCCAGGTACCGATCCGCAGCGATGCGCGAGGCGATTCGTCGCGCCGTGCGCGAGCGCGCGATCGACCTCGTCATCTGCGACTTCCTGACTCCGTCGCTCAACGTCCCGAACGACCTCGGCGTCCCGACGCTCCTCTTCCAGCACAACGTGGAGGCGGCCATCTGGGAGCGACATACCGCGGTGGCGGTGCACCCGGTCAAGAAGGCCTACATGCGCGAGCAGTGGCGTCGCATGCGCGCCTTCGAGCGTCACGAGTGTCATCGCTTCGATCATGTGATCGCGGTCTCCGACGCGGATCGCGATGCCTTCCGCGAGCAGTACGGCGTGACGTCGGTGAGCAGCGTGCCCACGGGCGTCGACACCGACTTCTTCCAGCCCAGCGGCGCGGTGGTGCGCCTGCCGCACAACATCGCCTTTACCGGGAGCATGGACTGGATGCCGAATGAGGACGGCGTCGCGTGGTTCGTGCGCGACGTCCTGCCGCTCGTCAGGCAGCAGGTGGGCGATGCCACGCTTTCCATCGTTGGTCGAAACCCGTCACCGGGAGTGAAGGCCCTCGCGTCGGCCGCCCCCGCCATCGAGGTGACGGGCACCGTTCCCGACATCCGTCCCTTCCTCGAGCGGGCCGCCGTCATCGTCGTCCCGCTCCGGGTAGGTGGTGGGACGCGCCTCAAGATCTTCGAGGCGATGGGGATGGAGCGCCCCATCGTCTCGACCACGATCGGGGCCGAGGGGCTTCCGGTCGTCGATGGTCGTGACATCCGCATCGCCGATGATGCCGCGTCATTCGCGACCGCTGTCATCCAGCTGCTGCAGGACCCCGGCGAGGGCGATCGCCTGGGGAAGGCCGCGGCACGGCAGGTACGAGAGGAGTTTGGCTGGCAGCGCGTGACCGCGCAGTTCGCCGACGCCTGCCGCGCCACGGTCGAGCAGGTGCAACAACGACGCCCGGCCGGCCAGTCTGCCGGGCGCGCCGCCTAACGGGCACTTACCGCACGCATATCATGACATCACGCATCAGTGTTTTCGGCTTGGGCTACGTCGGCTGCGTCTCTGCGGCCTGCTTTGCCAAGGAAGGGCACCAGGTGGTCGGCGTGGACGTGAACCCGTCCAAGGTCGACATGATCAACAACGGGATCGCGACGATCGTCGAGCACGGGATCGGCGACCTGGTGGCCGAGATGCGCGCGTCCGGCCGCATGCGCGCCACGGTCGACGTGCGCGAGGCGGTGCTGGCCACCGACATCTCGCTCGTCTGCGTGGGGACGCCGAGCAAGCCGAATGGCGCGCTCGAACTCGGCTACGTCGAGCGCGTCTGCGAGCAGATCGGGGCGGCGTTGAAGGAGAAGACGACGCGCCATACCATCATCATCCGCAGCACCGTCCTTCCCGGCAGCACGCACGGCGTCGCGATCCCGGCGCTGGAGCGGTACTCGGGACTCAAGGCC comes from the Gemmatimonadaceae bacterium genome and includes:
- a CDS encoding glycosyltransferase; the encoded protein is MHILWLKTELLHPVDKGGKIRTYQTLKHLKAQHRVTYLCLDDGTAAPDAEARSEEYCHDLIRIPFTAPSKGSGAFFADLARNVFSTLPYAVARYRSAAMREAIRRAVRERAIDLVICDFLTPSLNVPNDLGVPTLLFQHNVEAAIWERHTAVAVHPVKKAYMREQWRRMRAFERHECHRFDHVIAVSDADRDAFREQYGVTSVSSVPTGVDTDFFQPSGAVVRLPHNIAFTGSMDWMPNEDGVAWFVRDVLPLVRQQVGDATLSIVGRNPSPGVKALASAAPAIEVTGTVPDIRPFLERAAVIVVPLRVGGGTRLKIFEAMGMERPIVSTTIGAEGLPVVDGRDIRIADDAASFATAVIQLLQDPGEGDRLGKAAARQVREEFGWQRVTAQFADACRATVEQVQQRRPAGQSAGRAA